One window of Campylobacter avium LMG 24591 genomic DNA carries:
- a CDS encoding peptidylprolyl isomerase, translating to MKKVLITALCASVTFLNAAVVATVNGKDITDSEIDKKLERVLAGKSISSLPAEQKRAIIQQYIAQYLILDDARKQNLEKDKLYTENLELAKEDILLGVYQQKMADKVKIDNSKVKALYDKNKAQFVEPAQVKARHILVKSDAEAKEIISELGSLKGSALTQKFEELARSKSIDPGSASRGGDLGWFGQQDMVKPFSDAAFSLKNGTFTRTPVKTQYGFHVILKEDSKARKQLTLSDASVKNFIENQLKIQEVQQLMNKKAMELFQGAKVEIK from the coding sequence ATGAAAAAAGTTTTAATCACGGCCTTGTGCGCAAGTGTAACATTCTTAAATGCTGCTGTTGTGGCAACCGTTAATGGCAAAGACATAACAGATAGCGAAATAGATAAAAAACTAGAACGAGTTTTGGCTGGAAAGTCTATATCCTCACTACCAGCTGAACAAAAAAGAGCTATAATCCAACAATACATAGCCCAGTACTTAATCCTTGATGACGCAAGAAAGCAAAATTTAGAAAAAGATAAGCTTTATACTGAGAATTTGGAATTAGCAAAGGAAGATATATTGCTAGGTGTTTATCAGCAAAAAATGGCTGATAAGGTAAAGATTGATAACTCAAAGGTCAAGGCTTTATATGATAAAAATAAGGCGCAGTTTGTAGAGCCAGCGCAAGTTAAGGCAAGACATATATTGGTTAAAAGTGACGCGGAAGCTAAGGAAATAATTTCTGAGCTAGGTTCTTTAAAAGGTTCTGCTTTAACTCAAAAATTTGAAGAACTTGCAAGGTCTAAGTCAATTGACCCAGGTTCAGCATCAAGAGGTGGAGATTTGGGCTGGTTTGGTCAGCAAGATATGGTAAAACCTTTCAGTGATGCTGCTTTTTCTCTTAAAAATGGCACTTTTACAAGAACTCCTGTTAAAACCCAATACGGCTTTCATGTTATCTTAAAAGAGGATTCTAAAGCTAGAAAACAGCTAACCCTAAGCGATGCGTCTGTAAAGAATTTCATAGAAAATCAACTTAAAATTCAAGAAGTTCAACAGCTTATGAATAAAAAAGCCATGGAGCTTTTTCAAGGCGCTAAAGTAGAGATAAAATAA
- the fbaA gene encoding class II fructose-bisphosphate aldolase, whose amino-acid sequence MGVLDIVSSGVVSGEDLNKLYAYAKSEGFAIPAVNVVGTNSINSVLEAAKKVNSPVIIQFSNGGAKFVAGKNCENGDVLGAISGARHVHLLAKAYGVPVILHTDHAARKLLPWIDGLIKANAEFKAKEGQALFSSHMLDLSEESLEENLSTCEEYLKKLCALGISLEIELGCTGGEEDGVDNTGIDNAKLYTQPEDVALAYERLSKISDNFSIAASFGNVHGVYKPGNVSLQPSILKNSQSYVKDKFKLIDDKPINFVFHGGSGSELSDIKEAISYGVIKMNIDTDTQWAFWDGVRLYEKQNKDYLQAQIGNPQGEDKPNKKYYDPRVWLRAGEESMVKRLERAFEDLNCINKN is encoded by the coding sequence ATGGGCGTTTTAGATATAGTAAGCTCTGGTGTTGTGAGCGGAGAGGATTTAAACAAGCTTTATGCTTATGCTAAGAGTGAAGGTTTTGCCATACCTGCTGTTAATGTCGTAGGCACAAATTCCATAAATTCTGTGCTTGAGGCAGCCAAGAAGGTAAATTCTCCTGTAATTATCCAATTTTCAAACGGAGGAGCTAAATTTGTAGCTGGCAAAAACTGCGAAAATGGAGATGTTTTAGGTGCGATAAGCGGTGCAAGACATGTTCATTTGCTAGCTAAAGCTTACGGCGTGCCTGTTATTTTACATACAGATCATGCTGCAAGGAAACTGCTGCCTTGGATAGATGGGCTTATAAAGGCAAATGCTGAATTTAAGGCTAAGGAAGGACAGGCTTTGTTTTCTTCTCACATGCTTGATTTGAGCGAAGAAAGCTTGGAAGAAAATTTAAGCACCTGCGAAGAGTACTTAAAAAAGCTTTGTGCTTTGGGAATTTCACTTGAAATAGAACTTGGCTGCACCGGAGGAGAGGAAGACGGCGTAGATAATACCGGCATTGATAATGCTAAATTATACACCCAGCCTGAAGATGTGGCACTAGCTTATGAAAGGCTTAGCAAGATAAGCGATAATTTTAGCATAGCGGCTTCCTTTGGCAATGTGCATGGAGTTTATAAACCGGGCAATGTAAGTTTACAACCTAGCATACTAAAAAATTCACAAAGCTATGTTAAGGATAAATTTAAGCTAATTGATGATAAGCCTATAAATTTTGTATTTCACGGGGGCTCTGGCTCCGAGCTTAGCGACATAAAAGAAGCTATAAGCTACGGCGTTATTAAGATGAATATAGACACAGATACGCAGTGGGCTTTTTGGGATGGGGTTAGGCTTTATGAAAAGCAAAATAAAGACTACCTTCAAGCACAGATTGGAAATCCACAAGGTGAGGACAAGCCTAATAAAAAATATTATGATCCAAGAGTGTGGCTAAGAGCCGGTGAAGAAAGTATGGTAAAAAGGCTAGAAAGAGCCTTTGAAGATTTAAACTGTATAAATAAAAATTAG
- the nth gene encoding endonuclease III has protein sequence MTRNLKIKELFLQNYEKAKTELVFKNPYELIVCVMLSAQCTDKRVNLITPALFEAYPDVKSLSKAKLGSVKNYIKSCSFFNNKAENLIKMAKAVCENFNGEIPLNEKDLTSLAGVGRKTAHVVLIEWCGANFMAVDTHVFRVSHRLNLSKAKSPEKTEEDLSMIFKDNLNYLHQAMVLFGRYICKAKNPLCKDCFLSHLCTSKDKNLA, from the coding sequence ATGACAAGAAACTTAAAGATAAAAGAACTTTTTTTACAAAATTATGAGAAGGCAAAAACAGAATTAGTCTTTAAAAATCCTTACGAATTAATCGTTTGCGTTATGCTCTCAGCACAGTGCACCGATAAAAGAGTGAATTTGATAACTCCTGCTCTTTTTGAGGCCTATCCTGATGTTAAAAGTCTTTCTAAGGCTAAGCTTGGCTCTGTTAAAAACTACATAAAATCTTGCTCTTTTTTCAATAACAAGGCTGAAAATTTAATCAAAATGGCAAAGGCTGTGTGCGAAAATTTTAACGGCGAAATTCCGCTTAATGAAAAGGATTTAACATCCTTAGCAGGAGTGGGGCGAAAAACCGCTCATGTGGTTTTGATAGAATGGTGCGGGGCAAATTTTATGGCTGTTGATACGCATGTTTTTAGAGTTTCTCATAGGTTAAATTTAAGCAAGGCAAAAAGTCCTGAAAAAACAGAGGAAGATTTAAGTATGATTTTTAAGGATAATCTAAACTACTTACATCAAGCCATGGTGCTTTTTGGACGCTACATTTGCAAGGCTAAAAATCCACTTTGCAAGGACTGCTTTTTATCTCATCTTTGCACTAGTAAAGATAAAAATTTAGCTTAG